A stretch of Schistocerca americana isolate TAMUIC-IGC-003095 chromosome 3, iqSchAmer2.1, whole genome shotgun sequence DNA encodes these proteins:
- the LOC124606896 gene encoding small RNA degrading nuclease 5 isoform X1, protein MKTDGAVPNSELKYIDKKIKRKQNKLRKMSALLEITRLNDKDREAGALKQRKREADAIEDSFSEWRETGQIKSSKRLKAEVTEEQSKTVKDIENLAAEASNSKPSNQRKEGSNDSMSDSSHRLSRTGEKFLTGEEFKKLKEELKERKRLLNRTPRFRLKDAGEKSSLKTSEQDRTPIFLSDVQHLLLYSALGHHSPYWPSRWCHLEKYNRLSHVVLLVVDGFSVNDFIKNEDKLSDLASLYPIKVEVVTPAAYKSCLVQDIAAVPLTGVQKSSLAAKYGSMESAVSSGKVYKVMRAFFPIVVPEVSKESEEHLHPADRFPRTHLLLSVSQLLENGYPLCIKGENGNRYLDYVYTKDVYQEVTPLSPMYALDCEMCQTNEGMELTRISLVDEELKVLYDTYVKPYNHITNYLTRYSGVSKKTLSNVTVRLADVQEKLRQLLPPDAILVGQSLNNDLHALKMLHPYVIDTSVIFNLTGTRYRKSKLQHLSERFLGEEIQISNQGHSSIEDSQACMKLTQLKLAQGIEFGDVIHAGCLRAESQRQKNSASTNSQAQELGVNISHRASNQYAASLFSHVTRVDKTASIIGCGEIIQKYSNYISDSLLKSNIGTEDTCTQQLKCEVQSSAKDVVRRTCEIMLENFFTLAHVEIANTDDEIDSSCKRLNKWCRRLFEHVAVNGLSVVLFSGKSSGPNGACFISLKNPFTRIKTC, encoded by the exons GCAGGAGCTTTAAAACAACGGAAAAGGGAAGCTGATGCTATAGAGGATTCTTTTTCAGAATGGCGGGAAACAGGCCAAATAAAAAGCAGCAAAAGGTTAAAAGCGGAAGTTACAGAGGAACAGTCCAAAACA GTAAAAGACATTGAGAATTTAGCTGCAGAAGCCAGTAATTCAAAACCCTCCAATCAGAGGAAAGAAGGGAGTAATGATAGCATGTCTGATAGTTCTCACAGACTATCAAGGACAGGAGAGAAATTTCTGACTGGTGAAGAATTCAAAAAACTCAAGGAGGAGCTTAAAGAGAGAAAAAGACTACTAAAT cgcaCTCCAAGGTTCAGATTGAAAGATGCTGGTGAAAAATCTTCTCTTAAAACCTCAGAGCAGGATCGTACTCCCATATTTCTAAGTGATGTACAGCATTTACTTTTGTATTCAGCACTTGGACATCACTCTCCATATTGGCCATCAAG GTGGTGTCATCTGGAAAAATACAACCGTTTGAGTCATGTAGTATTGCTGGTAGTGGATGGCTTTTCAGTGAATGATTTCATTAAAAATGAAGACAAGCTCTCTGATTTGGCCAGTTTGTATCCAATAAAGGTGGAAGTTGTTACACCTGCTGCCTACAAAAGCTGTCTTGTACAGGATATTGCAGCTGTACCACTTACAGGTGTCCAGAAAAGCTCCCTTGCTGCAA AATATGGTAGCATGGAATCTGCTGTTAGTAGTGGTAAAGTGTATAAAGTAATGAGAGCTTTCTTTCCTATTGTTGTTCCTGAAGTAAGTAAAGAATCTGAGGAACACCTCCATCCAGCTGACAGATTTCCACGTACACATCTTCTGCTATCTGTTTCACAACTTCTTGAAAATGGATACCCTTTGTGTATAAAGGGGGAGAATGGCAACAG ATATTTAGACTATGTGTATACGAAAGACGTGTACCAGGAAGTAACCCCTTTATCACCAATGTATGCATTAGACTGTGAAATGTGCCAAACAAATGAAGGGATGGAACTAACAAGGATATCACTTGTGGACGAAGAGTTAAAG GTGTTGTATGATACTTATGTGAAGCCTTATaatcacataacaaattatttaACAAGATATTCTGGTGTATCAAAAAAGACGCTTTCAAACGTGACTGTACGTCTAGCAGATGTTCAGGAAAAACTGAGGCAACTGCTTCCTCCAGATGCCATTTTGGTCGGACAGTCTCTTAACAATGACCTCCATGCTCTTAAG ATGCTTCATCCATATGTAATTGATACCAGTGTAATTTTTAACCTCACGGGTACTAGATACCGAAAAAGCAAACTCCAACATCTATCTGAGAGGTTTCTGGGAGAGGAAATACAGATTAGCAATCAAGGACATTCTTCTATAGAAGACAGCCAAGCATGTATGAAACTTACACAACTAAAATTGGCACAAG GTATAGAATTTGGTGACGTCATACATGCTGGATGCTTAAGAGCTGAGAGCCAGCGACAAAAAAATAGCGCTTCCACAAACTCACAGGCACAAGAATTAGGCGTTAATATTAGTCATCGTGCATCCAATCAATATGCTGCCAGTCTGTTCAGCCACGTAACTCGTGTAGACAAAACAG CATCAATTATCGGCTGTGGTGAAATAATTCAGAAGTACTCGAATTATATATCTGACTCACTTTTGAAATCAAATATAGGCACTGAAGATACTTGTACTCAACAGCTCAAATGTGAGGTACAGAGCTCGGCGAAGGATGTTGTTCGACGAACTTGTGAAATTATGCTGGAGAACTTCTTTACTCTTGCACATGTAGAAATTGCGAATACAGATGATGAGATTGATAGCTCGTGTAAACGTCTCAATAAATGGTGTAGACGTTTGTTTGAACATGTTGCAGTTAATGGATTATCAGTTGTGTTGTTCAGTGGCAAAAGCAGTGGTCCAAATGGTGCATGCTTTATCTCGCTAAAGAACCCTTTCACAAGAATTAAAACATGTTAA
- the LOC124606896 gene encoding RNA exonuclease 5 isoform X3, with protein MSDSSHRLSRTGEKFLTGEEFKKLKEELKERKRLLNRTPRFRLKDAGEKSSLKTSEQDRTPIFLSDVQHLLLYSALGHHSPYWPSRWCHLEKYNRLSHVVLLVVDGFSVNDFIKNEDKLSDLASLYPIKVEVVTPAAYKSCLVQDIAAVPLTGVQKSSLAAKYGSMESAVSSGKVYKVMRAFFPIVVPEVSKESEEHLHPADRFPRTHLLLSVSQLLENGYPLCIKGENGNRYLDYVYTKDVYQEVTPLSPMYALDCEMCQTNEGMELTRISLVDEELKVLYDTYVKPYNHITNYLTRYSGVSKKTLSNVTVRLADVQEKLRQLLPPDAILVGQSLNNDLHALKMLHPYVIDTSVIFNLTGTRYRKSKLQHLSERFLGEEIQISNQGHSSIEDSQACMKLTQLKLAQGIEFGDVIHAGCLRAESQRQKNSASTNSQAQELGVNISHRASNQYAASLFSHVTRVDKTASIIGCGEIIQKYSNYISDSLLKSNIGTEDTCTQQLKCEVQSSAKDVVRRTCEIMLENFFTLAHVEIANTDDEIDSSCKRLNKWCRRLFEHVAVNGLSVVLFSGKSSGPNGACFISLKNPFTRIKTC; from the exons ATGTCTGATAGTTCTCACAGACTATCAAGGACAGGAGAGAAATTTCTGACTGGTGAAGAATTCAAAAAACTCAAGGAGGAGCTTAAAGAGAGAAAAAGACTACTAAAT cgcaCTCCAAGGTTCAGATTGAAAGATGCTGGTGAAAAATCTTCTCTTAAAACCTCAGAGCAGGATCGTACTCCCATATTTCTAAGTGATGTACAGCATTTACTTTTGTATTCAGCACTTGGACATCACTCTCCATATTGGCCATCAAG GTGGTGTCATCTGGAAAAATACAACCGTTTGAGTCATGTAGTATTGCTGGTAGTGGATGGCTTTTCAGTGAATGATTTCATTAAAAATGAAGACAAGCTCTCTGATTTGGCCAGTTTGTATCCAATAAAGGTGGAAGTTGTTACACCTGCTGCCTACAAAAGCTGTCTTGTACAGGATATTGCAGCTGTACCACTTACAGGTGTCCAGAAAAGCTCCCTTGCTGCAA AATATGGTAGCATGGAATCTGCTGTTAGTAGTGGTAAAGTGTATAAAGTAATGAGAGCTTTCTTTCCTATTGTTGTTCCTGAAGTAAGTAAAGAATCTGAGGAACACCTCCATCCAGCTGACAGATTTCCACGTACACATCTTCTGCTATCTGTTTCACAACTTCTTGAAAATGGATACCCTTTGTGTATAAAGGGGGAGAATGGCAACAG ATATTTAGACTATGTGTATACGAAAGACGTGTACCAGGAAGTAACCCCTTTATCACCAATGTATGCATTAGACTGTGAAATGTGCCAAACAAATGAAGGGATGGAACTAACAAGGATATCACTTGTGGACGAAGAGTTAAAG GTGTTGTATGATACTTATGTGAAGCCTTATaatcacataacaaattatttaACAAGATATTCTGGTGTATCAAAAAAGACGCTTTCAAACGTGACTGTACGTCTAGCAGATGTTCAGGAAAAACTGAGGCAACTGCTTCCTCCAGATGCCATTTTGGTCGGACAGTCTCTTAACAATGACCTCCATGCTCTTAAG ATGCTTCATCCATATGTAATTGATACCAGTGTAATTTTTAACCTCACGGGTACTAGATACCGAAAAAGCAAACTCCAACATCTATCTGAGAGGTTTCTGGGAGAGGAAATACAGATTAGCAATCAAGGACATTCTTCTATAGAAGACAGCCAAGCATGTATGAAACTTACACAACTAAAATTGGCACAAG GTATAGAATTTGGTGACGTCATACATGCTGGATGCTTAAGAGCTGAGAGCCAGCGACAAAAAAATAGCGCTTCCACAAACTCACAGGCACAAGAATTAGGCGTTAATATTAGTCATCGTGCATCCAATCAATATGCTGCCAGTCTGTTCAGCCACGTAACTCGTGTAGACAAAACAG CATCAATTATCGGCTGTGGTGAAATAATTCAGAAGTACTCGAATTATATATCTGACTCACTTTTGAAATCAAATATAGGCACTGAAGATACTTGTACTCAACAGCTCAAATGTGAGGTACAGAGCTCGGCGAAGGATGTTGTTCGACGAACTTGTGAAATTATGCTGGAGAACTTCTTTACTCTTGCACATGTAGAAATTGCGAATACAGATGATGAGATTGATAGCTCGTGTAAACGTCTCAATAAATGGTGTAGACGTTTGTTTGAACATGTTGCAGTTAATGGATTATCAGTTGTGTTGTTCAGTGGCAAAAGCAGTGGTCCAAATGGTGCATGCTTTATCTCGCTAAAGAACCCTTTCACAAGAATTAAAACATGTTAA
- the LOC124606896 gene encoding small RNA degrading nuclease 5 isoform X2 — protein sequence MLHILCMDYSAGALKQRKREADAIEDSFSEWRETGQIKSSKRLKAEVTEEQSKTVKDIENLAAEASNSKPSNQRKEGSNDSMSDSSHRLSRTGEKFLTGEEFKKLKEELKERKRLLNRTPRFRLKDAGEKSSLKTSEQDRTPIFLSDVQHLLLYSALGHHSPYWPSRWCHLEKYNRLSHVVLLVVDGFSVNDFIKNEDKLSDLASLYPIKVEVVTPAAYKSCLVQDIAAVPLTGVQKSSLAAKYGSMESAVSSGKVYKVMRAFFPIVVPEVSKESEEHLHPADRFPRTHLLLSVSQLLENGYPLCIKGENGNRYLDYVYTKDVYQEVTPLSPMYALDCEMCQTNEGMELTRISLVDEELKVLYDTYVKPYNHITNYLTRYSGVSKKTLSNVTVRLADVQEKLRQLLPPDAILVGQSLNNDLHALKMLHPYVIDTSVIFNLTGTRYRKSKLQHLSERFLGEEIQISNQGHSSIEDSQACMKLTQLKLAQGIEFGDVIHAGCLRAESQRQKNSASTNSQAQELGVNISHRASNQYAASLFSHVTRVDKTASIIGCGEIIQKYSNYISDSLLKSNIGTEDTCTQQLKCEVQSSAKDVVRRTCEIMLENFFTLAHVEIANTDDEIDSSCKRLNKWCRRLFEHVAVNGLSVVLFSGKSSGPNGACFISLKNPFTRIKTC from the exons GCAGGAGCTTTAAAACAACGGAAAAGGGAAGCTGATGCTATAGAGGATTCTTTTTCAGAATGGCGGGAAACAGGCCAAATAAAAAGCAGCAAAAGGTTAAAAGCGGAAGTTACAGAGGAACAGTCCAAAACA GTAAAAGACATTGAGAATTTAGCTGCAGAAGCCAGTAATTCAAAACCCTCCAATCAGAGGAAAGAAGGGAGTAATGATAGCATGTCTGATAGTTCTCACAGACTATCAAGGACAGGAGAGAAATTTCTGACTGGTGAAGAATTCAAAAAACTCAAGGAGGAGCTTAAAGAGAGAAAAAGACTACTAAAT cgcaCTCCAAGGTTCAGATTGAAAGATGCTGGTGAAAAATCTTCTCTTAAAACCTCAGAGCAGGATCGTACTCCCATATTTCTAAGTGATGTACAGCATTTACTTTTGTATTCAGCACTTGGACATCACTCTCCATATTGGCCATCAAG GTGGTGTCATCTGGAAAAATACAACCGTTTGAGTCATGTAGTATTGCTGGTAGTGGATGGCTTTTCAGTGAATGATTTCATTAAAAATGAAGACAAGCTCTCTGATTTGGCCAGTTTGTATCCAATAAAGGTGGAAGTTGTTACACCTGCTGCCTACAAAAGCTGTCTTGTACAGGATATTGCAGCTGTACCACTTACAGGTGTCCAGAAAAGCTCCCTTGCTGCAA AATATGGTAGCATGGAATCTGCTGTTAGTAGTGGTAAAGTGTATAAAGTAATGAGAGCTTTCTTTCCTATTGTTGTTCCTGAAGTAAGTAAAGAATCTGAGGAACACCTCCATCCAGCTGACAGATTTCCACGTACACATCTTCTGCTATCTGTTTCACAACTTCTTGAAAATGGATACCCTTTGTGTATAAAGGGGGAGAATGGCAACAG ATATTTAGACTATGTGTATACGAAAGACGTGTACCAGGAAGTAACCCCTTTATCACCAATGTATGCATTAGACTGTGAAATGTGCCAAACAAATGAAGGGATGGAACTAACAAGGATATCACTTGTGGACGAAGAGTTAAAG GTGTTGTATGATACTTATGTGAAGCCTTATaatcacataacaaattatttaACAAGATATTCTGGTGTATCAAAAAAGACGCTTTCAAACGTGACTGTACGTCTAGCAGATGTTCAGGAAAAACTGAGGCAACTGCTTCCTCCAGATGCCATTTTGGTCGGACAGTCTCTTAACAATGACCTCCATGCTCTTAAG ATGCTTCATCCATATGTAATTGATACCAGTGTAATTTTTAACCTCACGGGTACTAGATACCGAAAAAGCAAACTCCAACATCTATCTGAGAGGTTTCTGGGAGAGGAAATACAGATTAGCAATCAAGGACATTCTTCTATAGAAGACAGCCAAGCATGTATGAAACTTACACAACTAAAATTGGCACAAG GTATAGAATTTGGTGACGTCATACATGCTGGATGCTTAAGAGCTGAGAGCCAGCGACAAAAAAATAGCGCTTCCACAAACTCACAGGCACAAGAATTAGGCGTTAATATTAGTCATCGTGCATCCAATCAATATGCTGCCAGTCTGTTCAGCCACGTAACTCGTGTAGACAAAACAG CATCAATTATCGGCTGTGGTGAAATAATTCAGAAGTACTCGAATTATATATCTGACTCACTTTTGAAATCAAATATAGGCACTGAAGATACTTGTACTCAACAGCTCAAATGTGAGGTACAGAGCTCGGCGAAGGATGTTGTTCGACGAACTTGTGAAATTATGCTGGAGAACTTCTTTACTCTTGCACATGTAGAAATTGCGAATACAGATGATGAGATTGATAGCTCGTGTAAACGTCTCAATAAATGGTGTAGACGTTTGTTTGAACATGTTGCAGTTAATGGATTATCAGTTGTGTTGTTCAGTGGCAAAAGCAGTGGTCCAAATGGTGCATGCTTTATCTCGCTAAAGAACCCTTTCACAAGAATTAAAACATGTTAA